A stretch of the Paramormyrops kingsleyae isolate MSU_618 chromosome 16, PKINGS_0.4, whole genome shotgun sequence genome encodes the following:
- the LOC111841642 gene encoding uncharacterized protein, whose translation MLCLWLCPLLHPTCWCRLRPLLRPRRQLQPRLLQQLRSNRFQPAEAPPATPPVLPVSPAPPDLPVSPALVPPVLPVLPVCTVAQVMLEGPGRPVPFAAPSEAPAMLLPILAAHAHDAYQPAAAAHDASQPAETAHNGHQPAAAAPKVAAPPPPAATPEVAAPPPPATMPEKATPPASPEALAAPPVLPIPAVDTTAPGAEVPTPSPPADTPEAPRPPPLPKVPVAPPPVSALPVSAPPKAPGPPPPAPRALPAAGPEAPTPPTLEIPVPKEVPDCVAITPPPLAHLRAHLRGLVNCPRSRLLHFVLQACQRRLLCPPLRPLWLQLLGHPWPLWLPPFTRWGFLGPPLFLHPSPFCLLFLSLLFLLLVPLCLLHSLLVPLSLPSLLLFPLCLPCSPLVLLFLSSLFPLCLLFWFVCLRFPFFVRSCLTSCPCACSVCRFCSRSLVDVFALVFQVLCSRFRLLRHLS comes from the coding sequence ATGCTCTGCCTGTGGCTCTGCCCGCTGCTACACCCGACGTGCTGGTGTCGCCTCCGCCCGCTGCTTCGCCCGAGGCGCCAGCTACAGCCCCGCCTCCTCCAACAGCTGAGGTCCAATCGTTTTCAGCCGGCTGAAGCTCCGCCTGCAActccgcccgtcctgcctgtctcaccAGCTccgcctgacctgcctgtctcaccAGCTCTAGTCCCGCCTGTTctacctgtcctgcctgtctgtaCCGTTGCCCAGGTCATGCTGGAAGGGCCTGGCCGGCCAGTCCCGTTCGCTGCGCCCTCGGAGGCCCCTGCCATGCTGCTGCCCATTCTGGCTGCGCACGCACACGACGCCTACCAGCCTGCTGCCGCCGCGCACGACGCCAGCCAGCCTGCTGAAACCGCGCACAACGGCCACCAGCCTGCTGCCGCTGCGCCCAAGGTAGCTGCGCCTCCTCCGCCTGCCGCCACGCCTGAGGTAGCTGCGCCACCTCCGCCTGCCACCATGCCCGAGAAGGCCACGCCTCCTGCTTCGCCCGAGGCCCTGGCagctccgcctgtcctgcccatcCCAGCGGTTGACACTACGGCCCCTGGGGCCGAAGTTCCGACGCCGTCTCCGCCTGCAGATACGCCCGAGGCTCCTAGGCCTCCGCCGCTTCCCAAGGTCCCGGTTGCACCACCGCCCGTCTCTGCTCTGCCCGTTTCTGCTCCGCCCAAGGCTCCTGGGCCTCCACCTCCTGCTCCAAGGGCTCTGCCCGCTGCTGGGCCTGAGGCCCCAACTCCGCCTACGCTGGAGATCCCTGTCCCCAAGGAGGTCCCGGACTGTGTTGCCATCACTCCTCCTCCCTTGGCGCACCTACGGGCCCACCTCCGAGGGCTGGTCAActgtcctcggtcccgcctcctccaCTTTGTCCTGCAGGCCTGCCAAAGGCGCCTCCTCTGCCCTCCTCTTCGGCCGCTCTGGCTTCAGCTGCTCGGTCACCCATGGCCCCTCTGGCTTCCACCTTTCACCCGCTGGGGATTCCTCGGGCCCCCCTTGTTCCTTCACCCTTcgcctttctgcctcctgtttttgtctctcctgtttctgctcctcgtccctctgtgtctcctccattccctcctggtccctttgtccctcccaTCTCTGCTCCTcttccctctgtgcctcccgtgttcacCCCTTGTCCTTCTGTTCCTCAGTTCTCTGTTCCCCCTATGTCTCCTTTtctggtttgtctgtctgcgtttcccgttctttgtcaggtcctgtcttacTTCTTGTccctgtgcctgttctgtgtgtcgaTTCTGTTCCCGGtctctcgttgatgtttttgctcttgtttttcaggtcctgtGTTCCCGGTTTCGTCTCCTTCGTCACCTCTCCTGA
- the ptgfrnb gene encoding prostaglandin F2 receptor negative regulator isoform X4, with the protein MPPWRLHPKIGDKFRSGKKETKMKIHLVTCLLFLMFAGGEARVVSVPEEPLVRVEGQPLSLRCNVSEYEGPLEQVFEWQVFQEGKSFQLISFMESSYTDARFAKRVADGDISLLRLADSAAELRIRVLRVSDSGIYTCSTPSTDMSVSGNYQASVPLDVIKDSLQVLSMAPPTEIPEGNPLDIHCIATRDLKQNTYLSVTWSVRRGTAPPEDIVTLGPDGDHRVGSSYIQRHADMGLLPQSMKGNIFSLVLTETRPSDEGQYTCTAREWVPEGGALWQPILEKSAELGLLKVMPIAESLKVFLEKNATLNLHDTLHLTCSVALNNQVNIGLEVTWLVGPDKDGSNTSRILAHMNQDGVLANGSGPGEISRTGFDEFQLLLRHVDQSDSGFYSCRVQAWLRQSGGRWVQAAEKTSYPVHIWVTTMEANFNVTLSSPMTPQILGQPMVLVCQMNGEPPPADAQLGVTWYHHSGADTGIAPQPIAAIDEQGDLVLWDDYRPLLEQGHIVLSKVKPRNFRLHFQQMQDSDQGTYHCAVSVWTRVRNGGWAKNQEVRSEKLSIKWESKSPRLYVVARRLKEASRAGATFEMSCQVISQHLLDPGYSVLIRMEESIRSQPRKIASLSPDLVMKLEEWSEPDRLDSVVMEKIGPKEFRFRLYGAMVSDRGFYFCDVTAWTRDVGKAWSKAVNAASNRVQISFTDTGDSVSIEVCIHVPLISLLLLEGQTSWITYLVPLQVPPSMFPFTRIQPTSILGKQPRWSASWDCWEQLQMQVTCHTRCSGI; encoded by the exons ATGCCGCCGTGGCGTTTACATCCGAAAATTGGCGACAAGTTCCgaagtggaaaaaaagaaaccaaGATGAAAATTCACCTCGTgacatgtttgttgtttttaatgttcG CAGGTGGTGAGGCGAGGGTGGTGTCCGTCCCCGAGGAGCCCCTGGTCCGAGTGGAAGGCCAGCCACTGTCACTGCGCTGCAATGTGTCTGAGTATGAGGGCCCCTTGGAGCAGGTGTTTGAATGGCAGGTGTTCCAAGAGGGCAAGTCCTTCCAGCTCATCTCCTTCATGGAGTCCAGTTACACAGATGCCCGCTTTGCCAAGCGTGTGGCTGATGGCGATATCTCCTTGCTGAGGCTGGCTGACAGTGCAGCGGAATTGAGGATCAGGGTGCTCAGGGTCTCAGATAGCGGAATTTACACCTGCAGCACTCCAAGCACCGACATGTCTGTTAGCGGCAACTACCAGGCCAGCGTGCCGCTGGATG TGATTAAGGACAGCCTCCAGGTGCTGTCCATGGCTCCTCCAACTGAGATTCCAGAGGGAAATCCACTGGATATTCACTGCATTGCCACAAGGGACTTGAAGCAGAACACTTATCTTTCTGTGACCTGGTCTGTCAGGAGGGGCACAGCCCCCCCAGAAGACATTGTGACCCTTGGACCTGATGGGGATCACAGGGTGGGTTCCAGCTACATCCAGCGCCATGCGGACATGGGGCTTCTTCCACAGTCAATGAAGGGCAACATCTTCAGCCTGGTGCTGACTGAGACACGACCCAGCGACGAGGGGCAGTACACTTGCACAGCGAGGGAGTGGGTCCCTGAGGGGGGAGCACTTTGGCAGCCCATCCTGGAGAAGAGTGCAGAGCTTGGCCTACTGAAGGTCATGCCTATTG CTGAGTCTTTGAAAGTCTTCTTGGAGAAGAACGCCACCCTGAACTTGCATGATACTCTTCACTTGACCTGCTCTGTCGCACTAAACAATCAAGTGAATATTGGTTTGGAGGTCACATGGCTGGTTGGACCTGACAAAGATGGGTCTAATACGTCTAGGATTCTGGCCCATATGAATCAGGACGGAGTGTTGGCAAATGGATCGGGCCCTGGGGAGATCAGCCGGACAGGATTCGATGAGTTCCAGCTGCTGCTGCGCCATGTGGACCAGTCCGACTCAGGGTTTTACTCCTGCAGGGTCCAGGCTTGGCTCAGACAGAGTGGTGGGCGCTGGGTtcaagcagcagagaaaacAAGTTACCCAGTTCACATTTGGGTCACCACAATGG AAGCAAATTTCAATGTGACCTTGAGCAGTCCCATGACACCGCAGATCCTGGGTCAGCCCATGGTGCTGGTGTGCCAGATGAATGGTGAACCTCCTCCAGCTGATGCTCAGCTGGGTGTCACTTGGTACCACCATTCTGGTGCTGACACAGGCATAGCACCTCAGCCCATCGCTGCCATAGACGAGCAAGGCGACCTGGTGCTGTGGGATGACTACCGCCCCCTGTTGGAGCAAGGGCATATAGTTCTATCAAAAGTCAAACCACGCAATTTCAGGCTGCACTTCCAGCAGATGCAAGACTCAGACCAAGGAACATACCACTGTGCAGTCTCAGTCTGGACCCGTGTTCGGAATGGGGGATGGGCCAAAAACCAGGAGGTCCGCTCTGAGAAGTTAAGCATCAAATGGGAAAGCAAAA GCCCGAGGCTCTATGTTGTGGCCCGTCGTTTGAAAGAGGCCTCCAGAGCTGGGGCCACGTTTGAGATGAGCTGTCAGGTGATTTCACAGCATTTGCTGGACCCAGGGTACTCTGTTCTGATCAGGATGGAGGAGTCCATCAGAAGCCAGCCCCGGAAGATTGCTTCCCTGAGCCCAGACTTGGTCATGAAACTAGAGGAGTGGAGTGAGCCCGATCGTCTGGACAGTGTGGTTATGGAGAAGATTGGACCCAAGGAGTTTCGGTTCAGATTATATGGTGCTATGGTGTCCGACCGTGGATTCTACTTCTGTGATGTGACAGCTTGGACTCGTGATGTGGGGAAGGCCTGGAGCAAGGCTGTTAATGCAGCGTCCAACAGAGTCCAGATTTCCTTCACCGACACAGGTGACTCTGTCTCAATTGAAGTCTGCATTCATGTGCCTTTAATTTCACTCCTGTTATTGGAAGGGCAGACTTCCTGGATTACTTACCTGGTGCCACTCCAG GTCCCtccttcaatgtttccattcaCACGGATACAGCCAACGTCTATCCTGGGGAAACAACCAAGATGGAGTGCATCCTGGGATTGCTGGGAGCAGCTCCAAATGCAG